A window of Cryptomeria japonica chromosome 3, Sugi_1.0, whole genome shotgun sequence contains these coding sequences:
- the LOC131034331 gene encoding uncharacterized protein LOC131034331, whose amino-acid sequence MGNCKSMPSSQTQFMQTARILFFNGVMKEFREPIKAGEIIKQNPGYFLCHWDSLHIDKFMVSVNSKDVLELGELYFLLPLRKLQYVLSVSDMAAMVFKANSAINQMISSRERDDMYCKISDDPLPQESQKMVSCQSG is encoded by the coding sequence ATGGGCAACTGCAAATCCATGCCTTCTTCCCAAACCCAGTTCATGCAAACGGCCAGAATACTATTTTTCAATGGCGTTATGAAGGAATTCAGGGAACCCATCAAAGCAGGGGAAATCATTAAACAAAATCCTGGGTATTTTCTTTGCCATTGGGATTCCCTGCACATTGATAAATTTATGGTGTCTGTTAATTCGAAGGATGTATTGGAGTTGGGAGAGCTTTATTTTTTGCTTCCTTTACGTAAATTGCAATATGTTCTTTCAGTTTCAGATATGGCTGCAATGGTGTTTAAGGCTAATTCTGCCATTAATCAGATGATTAGCAGCAGAGAGAGAGATGATATGTATTGCAAAATCTCGGATGATCCCTTACCACAAGAAAGTCAGAAGATGGTGTCATGTCAATCAGGATGA